The following are encoded together in the Pedobacter steynii genome:
- a CDS encoding TolC family protein, with protein MISRIKLSAITLLLPGMLYAQSTKNLTLAEAIQLGIENSKNLKRSQNKIDESIAKLNMAKDNALPTAEASFLYNHAEIPTNQLSIGGANPIHLPNRADAFIGTLGVKELLYGGGKLKYAEESTRLLTEVARLDADKDKEEISYAVINTYYSLFKILQSKKVVAQNLESIASQLKQAERFFSQGIVTKNDVLRFQLQQANVSLTEMEIENNRKIINYNLDILLGINEDTEVIPADPNERIKTVGTLTSYLDIAFTNRQEMKQFDIRNKVADINIKSVKANTLPTVGVGADLYYINPSGKFIPPTNQFIMPMTLSANVSWNIGTLWTNKHKITDAHIQQKDVAIQKDIFSDQVKTEINRNYQNYQLAINKIKVLETSIAQALENDKLLASKYKNNVASAIDRIDAETLLYQAKINLELAKADAGLAYYTLLKSTGKISE; from the coding sequence ATGATAAGTAGAATTAAACTAAGTGCCATAACATTGCTCCTGCCAGGTATGTTATACGCTCAAAGCACAAAAAATCTGACCTTAGCCGAGGCCATACAGCTCGGGATTGAGAACAGTAAGAACCTGAAGCGTTCACAAAACAAGATCGATGAATCAATTGCCAAGTTAAATATGGCAAAAGACAACGCGCTCCCAACTGCAGAAGCTTCTTTTCTTTATAACCATGCAGAGATTCCAACCAATCAGCTGAGTATTGGCGGGGCAAATCCGATACATCTTCCAAATCGCGCAGATGCATTTATAGGAACTTTGGGCGTTAAAGAACTGCTCTACGGTGGCGGAAAGTTAAAGTACGCAGAAGAATCTACCCGCCTGCTTACTGAAGTAGCTCGTCTGGATGCCGATAAAGATAAAGAAGAAATCAGCTACGCGGTGATCAATACCTATTACTCTTTATTTAAGATTCTTCAAAGTAAAAAAGTCGTTGCTCAGAATCTGGAATCTATTGCCAGCCAGCTTAAGCAGGCTGAAAGGTTCTTCAGCCAGGGCATCGTCACTAAAAATGACGTATTAAGGTTCCAGCTTCAGCAAGCCAATGTTTCCCTGACGGAAATGGAAATCGAAAATAACCGGAAAATCATCAATTATAACCTGGATATTCTACTGGGCATTAATGAAGATACCGAAGTGATTCCGGCAGATCCAAATGAACGTATTAAGACTGTTGGAACATTGACCAGCTACCTGGACATTGCTTTCACCAATCGCCAGGAAATGAAACAGTTTGACATCAGAAATAAGGTTGCAGATATAAATATCAAATCCGTAAAAGCAAACACTCTACCCACGGTTGGCGTAGGCGCTGATCTGTATTACATTAATCCGAGTGGAAAATTTATTCCACCGACAAACCAATTTATCATGCCTATGACACTTTCAGCTAATGTTTCCTGGAATATCGGAACGCTTTGGACCAATAAGCACAAGATAACTGATGCCCATATCCAGCAGAAGGATGTTGCCATTCAAAAAGACATATTCTCTGATCAGGTAAAAACAGAGATTAACAGAAATTATCAGAACTATCAGCTAGCAATAAATAAGATTAAGGTATTAGAGACCTCTATTGCACAGGCACTAGAGAATGATAAATTACTGGCGTCGAAATATAAAAACAATGTGGCTTCAGCCATCGACAGGATTGATGCTGAAACCTTACTATACCAGGCTAAAATCAATCTCGAACTGGCGAAAGCAGATGCCGGACTAGCCTATTATACCCTATTAAAATCCACAGGAAAAATTTCCGAATAA
- a CDS encoding TetR/AcrR family transcriptional regulator, protein MEKIDKKANILEAAERLFTELGYEGTSTRQIAKESGANMSMINYYFGSKEGVFMEIMSQRIIDFNSQLMSISQDKLSGMEKLLKVIEGYARRILCNHGLHKMMHRELSLSQRPEMFLKVKNTIASNLIVIEQIITDGIDDGSFRPVDVRMLIATLMGTISHVAISPSKITYGTSLDINNSEDREVITIRLIAHLKDLLTMYLTPQK, encoded by the coding sequence ATGGAAAAAATAGATAAAAAGGCAAACATTCTGGAAGCTGCTGAAAGGCTGTTTACAGAATTGGGATACGAAGGGACTTCTACTCGCCAGATCGCCAAGGAATCCGGGGCGAATATGTCGATGATCAATTACTACTTTGGATCTAAAGAGGGCGTATTCATGGAGATCATGTCGCAAAGAATAATTGATTTCAATAGCCAGCTGATGAGCATTAGTCAGGATAAACTATCAGGAATGGAAAAATTACTGAAAGTAATTGAAGGCTATGCCAGACGCATCCTTTGCAACCATGGCCTCCATAAAATGATGCACAGGGAACTCTCCCTTTCTCAGCGCCCTGAGATGTTTTTGAAAGTAAAAAACACCATTGCCAGTAACCTCATCGTTATTGAACAAATCATCACTGATGGTATTGACGATGGTAGCTTCAGACCTGTGGACGTACGGATGCTCATTGCCACTTTAATGGGTACGATCAGTCACGTGGCCATTTCTCCATCAAAAATCACGTATGGAACCAGTCTGGACATCAACAATTCAGAAGATAGAGAAGTCATTACTATTCGTTTGATTGCCCATCTCAAGGATCTTCTCACTATGTATTTAACACCCCAAAAATGA
- a CDS encoding glycoside hydrolase family 9 protein, translating to MYRRNRCFLTIYIGFVALILFSSYRNGLRQEKETWIRINLVGYQSKSIKVAVWVSKTDDPPESFDLIDKNSGTVVYRSKKIHCFGKYGPFSNSCRLDFSEFKQSGRYQLKVGGVYSPEVIINDEVYRNTADFALRYMRQQRSDFNPYLKDSCHTKDGYTMYGPMRDSTHIDVSGGWHDASDYLQYATTSANATYHLLAAYRDFPAVFRDQYQANGLKGINGQADILDEAKWGLDWLLKMHPKKDWLFHQIADDRDHKGLRLPNKDEVSYGKGKERPVYFATGKVQGLGKFKNRSDGVASVAGKFSSAFALGSKLFDQQDPRYAKLLLSKSMSAYTLGLKKPGVQQTAPMGAPYFYEEDNWTDDMELAAASLYQKTARKKYLKQAVDFAGREKVSPWMGADTARHYQWYPFHNFGHYETIKTERIKKDTLSAYYRKGLEKVWSKAKNNAFYRGIPFIWCSNNLTSAFAIQSYLYFNLTGDETYEALAQANFDWLFGCNPWGSSMVYGLPEWGDTPEDPHSAFSYLQGYPLDGGMVDGPVYGRIYKNLIGIKLYHPDEYEAFQSDLAVYHDDFGDYSTNEPTMDGTAALVYLLAAYDHRTISSNLKFSLDQGAVIRGDSSKKQLALIFTGHEFADGLEEISTVLERQRVKGSFFFTGAFYNNPEFEKGIRKLYRQQHYLGPHSNAHLLYADWKERDRLLIDKTTFENDLRANYKAMARFGISKAQAKFFLPPYEWHNQKVSGWTEEMGLVLINYTPGTRSNADYTWPEMGARYVETKKIYQSIIDYEKEQSLNGFLLLTHVGTDERRKDKFYSQLERLIHYLKEKGYQLVTIPDLLR from the coding sequence ATGTATAGACGAAATCGATGTTTTTTAACTATTTATATAGGTTTTGTTGCCTTAATTCTATTTTCTTCATATAGGAACGGGCTTCGGCAGGAAAAGGAAACCTGGATCAGAATAAATCTTGTTGGTTATCAGTCAAAATCAATTAAAGTAGCGGTATGGGTTAGTAAAACAGACGATCCCCCGGAAAGTTTCGACTTGATAGACAAGAATAGTGGTACAGTTGTTTATCGCTCAAAAAAAATACATTGTTTTGGAAAATATGGTCCTTTCAGTAATTCCTGCCGACTGGATTTCAGTGAATTTAAGCAATCCGGTCGTTACCAGCTTAAAGTTGGAGGGGTGTATTCTCCGGAAGTGATCATTAATGATGAGGTATACCGGAATACTGCTGACTTTGCTTTACGATATATGCGTCAGCAAAGGAGTGATTTTAATCCCTACCTAAAAGATAGTTGTCATACCAAAGACGGCTACACGATGTATGGACCGATGCGGGATAGCACTCATATAGATGTTAGCGGTGGCTGGCACGACGCCTCCGACTATTTACAGTATGCAACAACTTCAGCAAATGCGACCTATCACCTGCTTGCGGCTTATCGTGATTTTCCTGCTGTTTTTAGAGATCAATACCAAGCAAACGGCTTGAAAGGGATTAACGGCCAGGCAGATATATTGGATGAGGCAAAATGGGGGTTAGATTGGCTGCTTAAAATGCATCCAAAAAAAGACTGGTTGTTCCATCAGATTGCGGATGACAGAGACCATAAGGGCTTACGCTTACCTAATAAAGATGAGGTTTCTTATGGAAAAGGAAAAGAAAGACCAGTCTATTTTGCTACAGGAAAAGTCCAGGGACTGGGTAAATTTAAAAACAGGTCTGATGGCGTCGCATCTGTGGCTGGGAAATTCAGCAGTGCGTTTGCACTGGGCAGCAAACTTTTTGATCAGCAAGATCCTCGTTATGCAAAATTGCTCCTTAGCAAATCTATGTCAGCTTACACTTTAGGGCTAAAGAAGCCGGGCGTACAGCAAACTGCCCCCATGGGGGCACCTTATTTTTATGAAGAAGACAACTGGACCGACGATATGGAGCTGGCTGCGGCCAGCCTGTATCAAAAAACAGCCCGAAAAAAATATCTGAAACAGGCTGTTGATTTTGCTGGAAGGGAAAAAGTCAGTCCATGGATGGGAGCCGACACCGCTAGACATTATCAATGGTATCCTTTTCACAATTTCGGACACTATGAAACGATAAAGACGGAAAGGATAAAAAAAGATACCCTTAGTGCTTATTATAGAAAAGGCCTGGAAAAAGTATGGAGTAAAGCGAAAAACAATGCATTTTATAGAGGAATACCTTTCATCTGGTGCTCAAATAACCTGACCAGCGCTTTTGCTATTCAAAGCTATTTATATTTTAATCTGACAGGGGATGAGACTTATGAGGCGCTGGCGCAGGCAAATTTCGATTGGCTATTTGGTTGTAATCCCTGGGGCTCCTCTATGGTTTATGGTCTGCCAGAATGGGGAGATACTCCCGAAGATCCACATTCTGCATTTAGCTATCTACAGGGGTATCCTCTGGACGGAGGCATGGTAGATGGACCTGTCTACGGTCGTATTTATAAGAACCTGATCGGAATAAAACTATATCATCCCGATGAATACGAAGCATTCCAATCGGATCTTGCCGTTTATCATGACGATTTCGGTGATTATAGTACAAATGAACCTACTATGGATGGTACTGCAGCTCTGGTTTATTTGCTGGCGGCATATGATCATCGCACGATTTCTTCCAATCTAAAATTTAGCCTTGATCAGGGGGCCGTAATCAGAGGCGATTCCTCAAAAAAACAATTGGCACTGATATTTACAGGACATGAGTTTGCAGATGGATTGGAAGAAATAAGTACTGTCCTGGAAAGACAGAGGGTGAAAGGATCTTTCTTTTTTACAGGCGCTTTTTACAATAATCCTGAATTTGAAAAAGGCATCAGGAAGTTGTATAGACAACAGCATTATCTGGGACCACATTCTAATGCACATCTGTTGTATGCGGACTGGAAAGAAAGAGATCGTCTACTGATTGATAAAACGACATTTGAGAACGATCTAAGAGCTAATTATAAAGCAATGGCCCGGTTTGGTATTTCTAAGGCTCAGGCAAAGTTCTTTTTGCCTCCCTATGAATGGCATAACCAGAAAGTGAGTGGCTGGACTGAGGAAATGGGCCTGGTATTAATCAATTATACGCCTGGGACGAGGTCAAATGCAGATTATACCTGGCCAGAAATGGGAGCACGTTATGTGGAAACTAAGAAAATCTATCAATCGATTATTGATTATGAAAAGGAGCAATCCTTAAATGGATTTCTGTTGTTGACTCATGTTGGAACGGATGAAAGAAGAAAAGATAAGTTTTATTCTCAGCTGGAACGCTTGATCCATTATCTTAAAGAAAAGGGATATCAGCTGGTGACTATTCCAGATTTGTTGAGATAG
- a CDS encoding DUF2911 domain-containing protein, whose translation MKKLSFIAVFALFSSFAVAQDAKLPALDSSPADIVYYPLNAAKVKDDSSPSIKVIYSRPSRKGREIFGVLEQFGKVWRLGANECTEIRFFKNVVIGGKKIKAGIYSLYAIPEKDKWVIIVNKQTDRWGAYTYNEAKDVVRVEVPVKTLSQPVEALSMTFVPQNEGANLVIAWDKTTVELPVTIK comes from the coding sequence ATGAAGAAATTAAGCTTTATAGCTGTTTTCGCATTGTTTTCTTCCTTTGCTGTTGCACAGGATGCAAAACTACCTGCCTTGGATTCTAGCCCGGCGGACATCGTTTATTATCCCCTAAATGCGGCAAAGGTAAAAGATGATTCCAGCCCTTCAATTAAGGTGATTTATTCAAGACCGAGTAGAAAAGGACGTGAAATTTTTGGTGTACTGGAACAATTTGGAAAAGTATGGCGCCTGGGAGCAAATGAATGCACCGAAATCAGATTTTTCAAAAATGTAGTAATTGGAGGCAAAAAAATTAAGGCGGGGATCTATAGCTTATATGCCATTCCGGAAAAAGATAAATGGGTAATCATTGTTAATAAGCAAACCGATCGTTGGGGTGCTTATACCTATAATGAAGCAAAAGATGTAGTGAGAGTAGAGGTCCCGGTTAAAACTTTGTCACAGCCAGTAGAAGCATTATCTATGACTTTTGTCCCTCAGAACGAGGGTGCTAATCTGGTCATTGCATGGGATAAAACAACGGTTGAGCTCCCTGTAACGATCAAATAG
- a CDS encoding anti-sigma factor family protein produces MEEEIWDYIDGNASPEQTLSVEAKIASDPVYSSLYKELLAIDEQMNGMDLEEPSMSFTRNVMEQVKLEIAPVALKTKVDKRIIYSIMSFFVCTIVAILVYVFSNSTFTLPDLDFKTTFQTEQLDFTKYVTPAFIKGFLFIDLLLALVFVDSLLRRRRA; encoded by the coding sequence ATGGAAGAAGAAATCTGGGATTATATTGATGGCAACGCCAGCCCTGAACAGACCCTGTCTGTGGAAGCTAAAATAGCCTCTGATCCCGTTTACAGTTCTTTATATAAGGAACTTCTTGCGATTGATGAGCAGATGAACGGAATGGATCTCGAAGAGCCTTCCATGTCGTTCACCAGGAACGTAATGGAACAAGTTAAGCTGGAAATCGCCCCTGTAGCCTTAAAGACAAAGGTAGATAAGCGCATCATTTACAGCATCATGTCTTTCTTTGTTTGTACGATTGTGGCTATTCTCGTTTATGTATTCAGTAATAGCACTTTTACATTGCCAGATCTGGATTTCAAAACTACATTCCAGACCGAACAACTCGATTTCACGAAATATGTAACCCCTGCCTTTATTAAAGGGTTTCTTTTTATCGACCTGCTTCTGGCATTGGTTTTTGTAGATAGTCTGCTTAGAAGGAGAAGAGCTTAA